In Crinalium epipsammum PCC 9333, the genomic window CACCTGAGCAACAAGAAAAATGGCAACTATGCGGTGGTGGTTATGGAATTCATTGGGAAGAAATAGATGAAGACCTCAGCACAGAGGGAATGTTGAGAGGAGCGCCTGCTCCAATGAATGTTAATTTAAACTTGCATAAAGATGCAAATTCTCAACGTTGTGGTTAGATCACTACAACGTTGAGGATTCCATTGCAGGAAGGCGAATGCTGCTGATTTAGCCACGCCAAATTTTTTCAAGCACATCTGCGGGAGGAATATCTGCTACCGAGCGTGTGGAAGATTGTAAACCAATAGTGCGATCGCTCTTGGGCAATAATTTTTTCGCCTCAGTTGGTCCAAATAAAGCAATTAAATAAGTCCCAACTGCTACAGCTATGTGCATTGGCGCACTATCTGTACAAAGCATCAAGTTCGCACCAGCAATCAGCGCCGCTAATTTACCAATATCCGGGGGTGAAATTACTTTCACACCTGGACAATATCCTAACAAGCTGCTGACAAATGCTTGATCGTCTGGTCCGTTGATGACTACCACTGGGAGATTTGGCTGTCGCTGTTGAATGTCTTCAACGATTTGTTGCCATTTCTTAACTGGGTAGGTTTTGTCAATGCCTTGACTCTGAGAGATTTGGCTAGAACCGCCATGAATCACAATATAACCAGTTTCGTTAATACCCAGCCGTTGCTGTGCAAGTTCTGCCCATTCAATATCTTGTTTAGGAACGTTGACGGCAAGAGGTGGACAAGGTGAGTTTATATCTATGCCTTTGATCAGATCGTGGTACATCTCCGCCGTGTACTGCTCGGTTTTTAGTGGTACAGGGTTGGAAATAAATGCTTCCTTAAGACCACTGCTATAACCAACACGAGTAGCAATTCCTGTTAACCAGAGAAGGAAATTTACGCCCCAAGTACGTCCTAGAGAAACAGCAAAATCATACTCGCGATCGCGAATAATACCTAGCAAATTTCCCCAATCTGCCATGCCGTTACGGTTTCTAAAATCAAACCGCATAACTTCATTGACAGACTTGCATACCCGATACGCACCCGTAGATCTAGGTTCGACAATTACGTCAATCTGCGCGTCCGGGTAATTCTGTTTCAGGTCATCAATCGTCGGGAAGAACAGAATTTGGTCGCCAATCCCGCCTGGGACAAGTGCCAGTATTCGCATCTGTTTTTTATTGAAGTTACTTATCAGCTTTATTCTATAGCGGTTAGCACCTTAGCTATGAAAAAAGCCCCATTCTGACTCCTGACATTCTGATTTCTGAATGTTTATATTGCCTTTTCTCAACAACCATACTTAAGTTGCAAACTCTGCTGTGTCATAAAATGATCACAATAGGGCAATCTGAGCAATTAATCTTAACCAACTGATGAGTTACTATATCTCTCCCCGCTTCCTCGACAAACTTGCGGTTCACATTACCAAAAATTTCTTAGATCTCCCTGGTGTTAGAGTCCCTTTAATTCTCGGCATTCATGGACGTAAGGGAGAGGGCAAAACTTTTCAATGTGAGTTAGTATTTCAGCGCATGGGCATTGAAGTTGTCCATATGTCCGCCGGAGAATTAGAAAGTCCAGATGCCGGAGATCCCTCACGTTTAGTCCGCTTGCGTTATCGGGAAGCAGCAGAGTTAATCAAGGTGCGCGGTAAGATGTGCGTATTGATGATTAATGATTTAGATGCTGGTGCAGGAAGGTTCGATCAAGGTACTCAATACACGGTAAATACTCAGATGGTAAACGCCACTCTGATGAATATTGCTGATAACCCGACCAATGTGCAATTGCCTGGTAGCTATGATTCTACACCTTTGCACCGTGTACCAATTTTGGTTACAGGTAATGATTTTACAACTTTATACGCACCATTAATTAGAGATGGTCGGATGGAGAAGTTTCATTGGGAACCGACTAGAGATGAAAAAGTTGGGATTGTTCGTGGTATTTATTCTGAAGATGGATTATCTGAAAGTGAGATTGCACAGTTAGTCGATAATTTTGTTACTCAAGCAGTTGATTTCTTTGGTGCATTGCGATCGCGCATTTACGATGAACAAATCCGCCAATTTATCCACCAAGTCGGTTATAACAAAGTTTCTTCTGCTGTCGTCAATAGTGTTGATGGACCACCAATATTCCAAAAACCTGATTTTAGTTTGTCTCGCTTAATTGAATTTGGCAACTTGATGGCGCAAGAACAGCAGCGAGTCCAAAGTTCACGTTTAGTAGAAGAATACAACGCACATCGCTTAAATACTACTCAACAAGTTTTACCAGTTGAAAATTCTAAGCCTACTCAGAAGCAGGTAGTACAGGAGCAACCAAAACAGCAGCAATTCTATAAACAATATAGTGCAGGTAGCGGCAATGGTCAGGTAGAAACAAATCAATTAAATCCAGAGGTATTGCAGCAGGTAAAAGAAGTAATTAACGGCGGTTATCGGATAGCAATGGAATACGCTGATGAGCGTCGTTTTCGTAGTAATGGCTGGAGAAGTTGTGCGCCTATTACTGCTAACCATGAGTCGGAAGCTGTAACAGCCGTTGAAAGTTGTTTATTGGATCATGTTGGTGAGTATGTGCGTTTAATTGGGATTGATCCGAAAGCTAAAAGGAGGGTTGTGGAGAAGGTAATTCAACGACCTAAAGGTTAATAGGTTTTTATTTTTCAACGCAAAGTACGCAAAGTATTACGCAAAGGTACGCAAAGATAGATACTTGTGTTGCTGGTTTGAATGGGGCGATCGCACGCTTGTTGATGATTGATGCGATCGCCTATTTTTAATATACTTTTGATAAGTAGAAAAACCCTGTTCACCTTCAATTTTCTTGTAGGTTGGGCGGACGCAGGAAACCCAACATATATCTTTGATAAAAAATTAAATTTAGTTTGAGGATATAATTTCTAGCTTGTGTTTTTGTGAAGATATATTTTTTTCTTTATAAAATGCTGATAGGTCAACTATCTGCTGACTTTTTGAATTTATAATTTTAAAATTTCTAAAGCTAAAATCACCTATTTTTCCATAAGTCACTATTCTTTTTTCTAGATTATTCGTATTTTCTACAATAAATTTTGCATTTCGATTACTACAAGTAGGCGTAAAAATTAATCCTGCTATTTTTTGCGTAGCATCATTACAGCTTATCAAGACTGTTTTGATTAACTTTAAATTACTATTAGCAGGAAATATATATATAGGAGTCAAGCTCAAAAAAAATGCAGCTATAGTTACTGCTGTAATTGCTTGAACAGGCTTAATCATATTCATAGTAATCTTTACTACTTAGCTAAAGTTATCAAGGTTATATCTTAAACTTATATTTGTGAGATTACAAAATTATTCACCAACCAAAACGGATATTTTTAGATAAAGCTTTGAGTTAAGAGCAAAAAACAACCGCCCACACCATTGAGGGTGCTGGCGATTATGGTTGTCAAATTTGAGTAAATTTACTTATCAGCAACCTGTCTAACCTTTTCTACATCTAACTGTAAAGCTTCTGCTATTTGCTCTACAGTTATACCTGCTCTTAACATCGCGGGTATTGCTTGTAACTTCCCTTCTTCCACCCCTTGCTGATATACCCTAGTTGCCTTTAAATCACTTAATCCAAACATCGCCTGTATATCCTCCCAAGTTGTATTAGGAAACTTATAAATCATGATTGTTTTTACTAACTCAAGGAGTTTTCTTTGCTCGACTTGATCAGCTATTTCTCGTCTAGCAAAGTCAATCAACTCCCTAGCTTTTGCACCTGCGCTTTTTTCTGGCTCTATTACTAATTTAACTGTTTCTATCCCAATAGACTCCTGTGGTGTTGAACTTAGTTCATCGAGATAGACACGCCTAACTCGCTGGCTATTGAGTAATTCAATATACCGCTCTGTTGCTCCTGTATCTACACTCCTACTAGGAAAAACTACCACACCCCGCCAATTGTTAGTCAGGTCAGTTTTATCTAGATAAAGAAATATCTCAGTAAAAAAGCGAGAATAAAACTTTTTATCGGGTTGAAACTGAACTTCCACAAAATAGATAGGTGATACAGCATCCCTAACGGGTAGAAATACTCCATCAATACGGAAAGCGAGTTGTTTAACTTCCACAGAACCGAATTGATAGGCGTTAGCTTGATCTGGAGGTTGATCAATCAATTCAAATAGAAGGCTAGGGAAGCTTTGGAAAAGACGATAAAATATAGTGTCAGTTTTCACTGTTGAGTCAAAGTTTTGAGTTAATGATTGTTTTGGCTTAATTTTATATGATGTATAGCAAGGTTGAGCAACTCCTAAGCTTTTGTTTTTGCACTTTTTTATAGCTTGTAGTGCGGACATTAGGAGTGCGAGTTAATTTGCGTCAGTTTTGTTTATATTATGCAATGCGATCGCACTAAACTATCCATCATTATTTGCTAGTAAAAACTCAGAATTAATCTGCCATTTTTTACCATCATGGATTAACAACGTGAGATATGTTGCTGTAAAGTCAAAATGCAATTCTTGATTTTCAAACTCCAACCATGCAGCCTTAAAATTCTGCTTACTTAAATCTTTAAAACCCACCGTTATATGTGGGGCAAACGGACGCTTTTTAGAAACTAAATCGACAATTCCTAATGATACTTCCACAGAATCCATTAAATCTTCTTGTAAACTTAGCAATTCCGGTGTTTTGAGAACATTAACATATATAACACGCGGTACAAAAGCAGCAAAACCAGATAAAGTGATAGGAATAGTAGAATGCTCATTTGCAAAATCTATCAAACATTCTTCCAAAGCTGGGAGCTTGGAAATCTCCCATTCAAAAGGAGGCTGCAAGGTAATATGGGGAGGAGATTTTAACGCCGCTTTACTATTATAGGTATCAGCAAAGTGTTGCTTAATACCAGTGACATAATCTTGAATATCCTGCGGCGGTAATAGCGCAATAAAAAATAGGCTTTTTTTGTTGTCCAAGGAATTTAATTAGCAGTAATATAGCTTTCTGTAATCAATTTATCAGGAAAAAATCAGCAATGCCCTGGTTTGTCAAAATAGAAGAAGGCATCGTTGATAAACCTACTTTTGATCAAAACGTACCAGCACATCAAGCTTATGTCCAGGAATTAATTACCAAAGGACACCAAGCGCGGACTGGATACTGGAAACAGAAGGGAGGAGGTATGATGCTGTTTCAGGCAACGTCAATGGCAGAAGCGCAAGCTATTGTTGCTGAAGATCCACTAATTAAAAATAATTGCGTCAACTACAAGCTTTATGAGTGGTGCGTTGTTGTGGAATAAATTTTTAGCAAAAACTTTACACCTTCGTAAAATGGTGTTATAGTTAAATTGATCTGGACTCACGCGGTCACAACGCCCAAACTTTGTCAGAACCGGAAGGTGGCAGCAATACGGGATGCTTGCGACAGGCGTGATATCCGGGTCATCCGATACATTTTAATCATGCCTATCATGCCTGTTTTTTAAACCGCGATTTTAAAATAATCACGGTAATCAATTATTCTAAAATATAGATAATTTCCCTGTTAATGCTGTTACTTTTGGCGATTTTGCCAATCTTTAGCAACTTGGTCAAGTCCATAGAAGCGTTTCCAGAAGGCATCCACCGCAGCAGTAGGCAATAGCTTATTCATTACAAAAAGCAAGAAATCTCCCCCTGTAGCAGCAACATAACGGGCGCGAGGATGGGGAGTTGTAATTGCTTTGATGATTACCTCGGCGACTCTTTCAGATGTCCAAGCGCGACTACTGGTGTTTTTTTCTAAGTTTTTTAACTTTTCAAATGCCGATTTGTAGGGGGTATTTTCAGGATTGGTGACAGCTTGTTCCACCATTTGACCAGCTACATCAAAAAATTCTGTACTGACTGGACCAGGTTCAATTACGCTGACTTTAATATTAAAAGCAGCTAGTTCCATTCTGAGCGCGTCGCTGATGCCTTCTAAGGCAAATTTAGAACTACTATACAAGCCACCGAAGGGGAAGGCAAGCCGTCCTCCTAGTGAACTAATATTTATAATTCTGCCCCCGCCTTGCTCGCGCATCACAGGGATTAATGCTTGAGTTAAAGCTAATGGTCCTAATAAATTGACATTAAACTGCTTTTGTGCTGAACTAATCGGAATTAATTCTATAGGTCCCATTTGTCCATAACCAGCATTGTTGACTAATACATCAACTCGACCAAAACGCTCAATTACTGACTTAGCCAGGGCTTGAACTTGCTCAATTTGAGTTAGGTCTGTACTCACTACAAAAACATCAGCGCCAGCTTTGCTGCAAAGGTCGGCTATCTGTTGCAATTTTTCTTGATTACGGGATGCTAGTACTAAGCGAATACCCATAGCTTTTGCTGCTAGTACTTTTGCTAAAGCAGCGCCAATACCTGTGGATGCACCTGTTATTAGGATTACTTGGTCAGACAAAGCAGGAGAATAAGTCATAACTAATAAGGATTTTTACTGTGCTTTCTAGAGCAGGGGAGGCAGGGGGGTATACCCACTAAGAATATAAATCTATCTTTACATTTATAATGATTCCGGCTCTAACTGCTATTATGCGTCTACCCCGGAGGATAAAAAACAATCAACAGTTATAAAACTAACTTATAGGAAGTTTTTGCGCTCGTCTAACTCGATATTAAGTAGTATCTTGGATACCTTTTCTATCGCCTATCTTGCCTGAAAATTAAACACAGAATATATAACACTAAAAACTACAAGACAAAAGGGTATATCACTATGACATCAATGGAACTTAATGATTTACAGGCTTTAGGGCAAATTTTACAACAGCGACTTCAGTTAGAGTTCCAGCAAATGGTTCCGTTTAAAGTGCGGTGTGCCTTTAAGGAGGGAACGCTGGTAATTCTGGCACAACACCCGATAGATGTTGTACCAGACCCACAACAAACATTTAGGGTTTTGCAACAGACATTGCAAGCGGAGTTAACGGAATATACACTGCCAGTAAGACTTTATTTGAGGGTTGGAGGCAGTCAGCAGCCTTACAATTGGCATTCGTTCATGCTAGAACCAGCAGTTGTTTCAATGCCTACAGGCATGGCTATGGGAGAAGCAGGAAATGAAGATACTAATTTTGAAAACCCATTTGCTTTGGGTGAAGCTCCAGATCTACATAATAGCTGGAAAGAGATGTTAGCGGCATCGTCTGAATCTATGGCAGACGATAGTAGTGATGAGGAATGGGTGTTTGGGCAGAGGTTAAATGCTGGTGCTAGAGCAAACTCTGAGGAACAGCAAATTTATGAGCGTGGGGAAACCGATAATTTATCTGATGAAACACCATCGGTGCAGGTGAAAAGTTGGCGACCATCGTTACCTCTGATAGTGGGAGGAGTGAGCGTCAGTATGGCGGTGTTTTTGGGTAGCTTTTATGCGTTGACTCGTCCATGTGTAGTTGGTGCTTGTGCAGAAATTACTGCCGCTCAAAGATTAAATCAAGACTCAGCTACAACTTTGGATCAGGCTAAAAATAAGCAAGAAGTTTTGCTGGCAAAACAGCAGTTAATAGAAGCTCAAAATATTCTGGCAGTTATTCCTTGGTGGTCTAGTGAACATGAAAAGGCACAGAAATTAATTGCAGTTTATCAAGCAGATAGCGATCGCTTAGATCAAGTAATTCAAGGTTTAGAGAAGGCTAATTTAGCAGCTATGAAAAGCCAAGCTCCACCTCACGAGTTGTCAGAGTGGTTGGAAATGCAGCAGCTTTGGAATGAAGCGATCGCAGTTTTTAAACAAGTTCCTGAAGATAGCAATGTCTATCAGTTGGCTCAACGAAAACTGCCAGATTATCAGCTAAATTTAGCGATGGTTAATCAGCGAGTAGCTACTGAACAAAAGGGAAATACCCTGTTAGCAACAGCTAAAGAAACTGTTGAGGTGGCGAAAGCACGCCAGGGTGTGGCTCAGTCCTTGGATGATTTGCAATCAGTACGCTCAACTTGGCAAACAGCGTTCTCTAGTCTCAATCAGATTCCACAAGGAACCACAGCATATCAACCAGCACAGCAATTATTGAAATCATCTCAACCACAGTTAATTGCAGTGCGCGATCGCTCTTTTGAAGAACAGGTTGCTGCTAATACTTATCAGCAAAGTTTAGTATTAGCTCAAAAAGCCCAAAATTCTCAAGGAATTAATCAATGGTCACAAGCTGTTTCTAATTGGCGCAATGCGATCGCTTCTTTAAAACGTATTCCTAGCGGGACATTTCATCATGGCAAAGCACAACCATTAATCAATTCCTATACAGTTGCTCTGCAACAAGCACAAGATAGATTCCAATTAGCGATGAGGATGCAGCAAACCAGTCAAGATTTAAATCGCACTTGCTCTGGAACACCTCAAATTTGCAACTACACAATTACAAGTAATGGCATTAAAGTACGGGTGACACCTGCTTATGCTAATACTTTAAAGCAAACAGCTATCTTTGCTAAAGCTAAAGGTGATTATAATGCTCAGATTAAAGTAGTTAATCATGTATTAACTGTGGGAGAAGCACTGGAAGCGATTAGTGATAATGCCCGTTTGCCACTTGAAGTTTATGGTCCTAATGGTGCTGCTATTCAGGTACATACACCTTAAATCAATTAGCAATTATCAGGCGCGGGGAATGCGCGATTTGCAAAAATGCGCCTGATTATTGATACGAGGGACTGATTGTGAAACAATTTCAGGGCATAGCTATTCTGATTAGATTAGGGAAGACAATAGTTCAATTCCCTTCAATAGGACAATTTGATCAGGCATTAAGTAAAATTTTGGGTACAAACGAGTGAGTAACATTCCCCCCCTTGACCTAGCGCGGCAGTACAAACTAATTGCTGAAGATGTGAGTGTTGCTGTTGAAGATATTTTAGCTTCTGGTCGTTATATTGGCGGTTCTGTAGTTGAAAGCTTTGAGCAGCAGTTTGCAGCTTATGTGGGAGTAAAGGAATGTGTGGGGTGTAATTCTGGAACTGATGCACTCTATCTGGCACTGCGGGCGTTACAAATTGGTACGGGGGATGAAGTAATTACTACACCCTTTACCTTTTTTGCGACATCTGAGGTAATTTCTGCTGTAGGGGCAAAGCCTGTTTTTGTTGATATTGACCCCGAAATGTTTAATTTAGATATTAATCAAATTACATCAGCAATTACAGAGCGTACTAAAGCGATTATCCCTGTGCATTTGTTTGGACAGCCAATGGATATGACCGCAGTAATGGATCTCGCACAGTCTCATAATTTATTTGTAATTGAAGACGTAGCTCAAGCAACTGGCGCTAGATGGGGAGAACAACGGGTAGGTAGTTTTGGACATATCGGTTGCTTTAGTTTCTTCCCTACCAAGAATTTAGGTGGTTTTGGAGATGGAGGCGCTTGTACTACATCAGATAGTGCGATCGCAGCATCTATGCGGATGCTTAAAGAACATGGCAGTCGCCGTCGCTATATCCACGAAGAAATTGGCATTAATAGTCGTTTAGATGCGTTGCAAGCTGCAATTTTGCAAATTAAGTTAACTCATCTAGATACTTGGAATGAGCAACGCCGAAAAGTTGCGGAGAATTATCACCGACTACTTAAACCAATATCAGGAATAGTAACACCTCAAGAAATTCATGGGAGTCGGAGTGTTTGGAATCAATACACAATTCGGATTGTAAGTCAACAAACCGACGCTGACTCTTTAGGTGCTAAACGTGATGCTGTGCGTAATTCTTTAGAGCAAGCCGGAGTTAGTTCGATGATTTACTATCCACTACCTCTGCACTTGCAACCAGTTTATCAAGATTTAGGCTACCAAGTCGGTCAGTTGCCTGCTTCAGAGCAAATTTGCCATGAGGTGTTGTCTTTACCGATGTTCCCAGAACTTACCTTAGAGGAGCAAGAGCAGGTAGTTTATGCTTTAAAAGATTGTTTGGGTTAACAACATTAACATTGTAGAGACGCGAAATTTCGCGTCTCTACATTCATTTTTGGAAAAATTTACTGTCTAGCTGATAGCTGACAGCTTACTTAATTAAGCATGAACTTGTGGACGGCTGACAGTTGCCAAAGCTTCAACTAAACTGCGGACAACTGCAACCATTGCAACTTCGTTATCAAGTTTGTTGATTGCGGAACCAACACCGACACCAGCCGCACCAGCCGCGATCGCCATTGGTACTGTTACACTTGATAAGCCTGAAGCACAGAGTACGGGAACGGAAACTGCACGACTAATAGAGTAAGCCGCAGCTAGAGTAGGTGCAGCTTTTTCAATTAATCCCAAAGTACCAGCATGAACTGGAGTGCTGCTAGTTCCACCTTCAGTTTGGATAATATCAGCGCCAGCTTTGACTAATTCAATTGCCAATTCTACTTGCTGATCCAACTCTAGGATATGGGGAACAGTTACGGATAAGGTAATGTTAGGTAGGAGCGATCTCGTTTCTTGGGTCAATGCCAAAACTTCTTCGGCTTCAAAACGACGACCTTGGGCATAAAAGCTATCAAAGTTACCGATTTCAATTAAATCAGCACCAGCTTCTACAGCACTAACAAACTTTTCTGGTTCTACAGCAGACACACAAATCGGTAGGCTTATTAGTTGGCGAGCCATACGCACTAAGTTTGAATCAGCAGCAATATCTACAAATGTCGCGCCACCTGCTTGAGCGGCTTTAATTATCGCAGCAACGTTTTGGTGGTCAAAGTTATTCAAGCCGCTAATTACTTTTAGTACAGGGCCTTGTGCAAATGCTTGTTGAACAGAAGGATGGATCGTCATAATGGTTATGCACGTAAATAAATTTCTTCAGGTTGATCTTAAGCTGTCAGGAAGGCTCTTGACATAACTCTAATGATTAGAGCTTATTTCTTTGATAACTGAGCCGCAATCTGATTTGTCTTTGCTGCCATAATAAAATCATTCTGGTGCAGCCCAGAAATCGCATGAGTCCACCAAGTAACTGTTACCTTGCCCCACTCTGTTAGTAGGGCGGGATGATGCCCTTGATTTTCGGCTGCTTCACCCACTTTATTTGTAAAATCTAAAGCTGTCTGAAAATCTAGAAATTTATAAATGCGTTCTAGGCGCGACTCTCCATCAACTTTTATAATTTGCCAATCGGGAATCTCAGGCTGGAGTTGAGCAATTTCTTCTGCTGTAAGATGTGGTTCTTTGCCAGTGCAGGGGATACAGTTTTTTGTTGTCAATTCCATATAATGCTTCCTAAATGTGCAATTTCCTAGCTCTACTAGCAATAGATTATTACTAAGTCAAGATATTTATATCCCGATCAATGAATTAGCAGACGAATCTTGAAAGTGGTTATCTCTTAACTCCACCATCTGGCTATTCCAAGCATACTGGCATCAATCCCAGATAAATACATAGTATTTTTGTACTATTTAGCTAGTAAAATTTGAGAGTAGCAAGCTAGCAATCAGCCATGAGAAAACTACAATTAGGTATAAAAGCTTTAGCGCAGCAAAATCGTCGTCAAAAAGCACAGTCACAGCAAATGGGTACACAACCCAAGCTGCTGTCATTAAAACCTGCGGAAAGTTCCCAGGGAAAACTTCAGCAAAAGGTTGGGGACGGCTTAAAGCGTTTGTCTGTCCAAGCAGAACATATCAACAAACTTGCAACTGAGTTAGAGACAGCAATATTAGAATTAAAAGCACTAACATCTCTTGTAAACCGCGATCTTAAAGAAATTCAGTCAGTACGCGGTTATGCCACAAATCTAGATATTTGTGAGTTTAAAGCTTTGGCTGTACCTCATGTTGCCCAAAATAATTCTGGTTCCTTAATTTTGAAATTACGGCAAGTAAATTTATCCCAAGGAGAAGGAGAACAAATGTTGCTCAAAAAACTAATGCAACGTCGCATTAAAAGAAAACGAGGCTAACAGCCTTCACCAATTATTTACTATGTTTTAGCGCACTTGAGCAAAGGAATAAACTGTGCTTGAATCGCTTCGTAAGCTTCAGTAGCAGCAGGTGGGACAGTTCCTACGAGTGCTAATGCGCGATCATACTGCCCAGTTTTAGCATATTCAGAAGCGATCGCTTTTAACGCCTGGGTTTTGCTTTCTACAGAATTGATTGAATCAGCCAATCTTACGGCTTCCTCAAATTTCCCAGCCGCCGCATATTTCTGTGCAATCTTAACCATCGTCTCACCTTGCCAATATTCATCCTTCATACTGTTAGCAAGCTGTAAAGCTTGATCAAATTTCCCAGCAGTTACATAGTCAGCAATAATATCGGGCAACATAGCATCACCATATGGATTAATTGCATCCACCATTTGAGTGAGTTTTGCAGCTTGGTCAAAGTTACCAAGAGCCACATATCGCCTAGCAATTTTAGCTAAAGATACAGCTTTGTATGTATCATCTTTAATTGTTTGAGTTACCTGTGTAAGTTGAGCGAGTTGGCTAACTTTAGCAGATTCAGCAATTGATTCTAAGGCTTGGCTTTTATAATAGTTATCCCCAATTGTTTTAGCTAAATTTAGGGCTTGGTCAAATTGACCCGTAAGAGCATATTGAGTAACTATACCTGCTAATGCCTGGGGTTTATCAGATTGATCTTTAATAGTTTTAGTTAGTTGCAACGCTTGTTTATATTGACCTGCGGAGGCATACTCAATCGCAATTGCGGCTATTGCGCCGTCTCTCATT contains:
- a CDS encoding tetratricopeptide repeat protein, translating into MKKSFSCFKIACLELILLVGSCAATPKIEQLLAQQRQVTPNVQNSTKKSLQTEPKLRGIPLACYVRVGPLGFLPSSASSSASMLAADQSTEWAEIALAYAKAKQFPSAIATTKKMDNYHYIKDTILVEIGGMYAAAGQYTKAKQLVNSIERGDDKSQLLARIASKYAKAGKPQQASQTFMQALRLTRTLDAKLMRDGAIAAIAIEYASAGQYKQALQLTKTIKDQSDKPQALAGIVTQYALTGQFDQALNLAKTIGDNYYKSQALESIAESAKVSQLAQLTQVTQTIKDDTYKAVSLAKIARRYVALGNFDQAAKLTQMVDAINPYGDAMLPDIIADYVTAGKFDQALQLANSMKDEYWQGETMVKIAQKYAAAGKFEEAVRLADSINSVESKTQALKAIASEYAKTGQYDRALALVGTVPPAATEAYEAIQAQFIPLLKCAKT